The Diadema setosum chromosome 4, eeDiaSeto1, whole genome shotgun sequence genome window below encodes:
- the LOC140226840 gene encoding uncharacterized protein isoform X1, whose translation MLTSAFIYHRLIKAFGYFSKVNSADALFEKWPKMSARVLEYAEKQVQWKKILNVEDPHSDDEKSNLALQVLPLLFPAGVKKQGQRSVQRATMEESMPAFTNVEKMGRTCLCIWKGNENLMSWSSGRERIRSRHSWLLKEMRSLAHLC comes from the exons ATGTTAACTTCTGCTTTTATATATCACAGGTTGATCAAGGCTTTCGGATACTTTTCGAAAGTGAACTCTGCAGATGCCCTCTTCGAAAAATGGCCGAAAATGTCAGCAAGAGTTCTGGAATATGCAGAAAAACAAGTGCAGTGGAAGAAGATTCTCAATGTCGAAGATCCACATTCAG ATGATGAGAAGAGCAACCTGGCTCTACAGGTTCTTCCTCTGTTGTTTCCAGCTGGGGTGAAGAAACAGGGGCAGAGAAGTGTACAGCGTGCAACTATGGAAGAGAGCATGCCTGCATTCACCAATGTCGAGAAG ATGGGACGAACCTGCCTATGTATTTGGAAGGGAAACGAGAACCTCATGTCCTGGTCTTCGGGGAGAGAAAGAATCCGGAGCAGGCATTCGTGGCTGTTGAAGGAGATGCGATCCCTTGCACATCTCTGCTGA
- the LOC140226840 gene encoding uncharacterized protein isoform X2: MSARVLEYAEKQVQWKKILNVEDPHSDDEKSNLALQVLPLLFPAGVKKQGQRSVQRATMEESMPAFTNVEKMGRTCLCIWKGNENLMSWSSGRERIRSRHSWLLKEMRSLAHLC; the protein is encoded by the exons ATGTCAGCAAGAGTTCTGGAATATGCAGAAAAACAAGTGCAGTGGAAGAAGATTCTCAATGTCGAAGATCCACATTCAG ATGATGAGAAGAGCAACCTGGCTCTACAGGTTCTTCCTCTGTTGTTTCCAGCTGGGGTGAAGAAACAGGGGCAGAGAAGTGTACAGCGTGCAACTATGGAAGAGAGCATGCCTGCATTCACCAATGTCGAGAAG ATGGGACGAACCTGCCTATGTATTTGGAAGGGAAACGAGAACCTCATGTCCTGGTCTTCGGGGAGAGAAAGAATCCGGAGCAGGCATTCGTGGCTGTTGAAGGAGATGCGATCCCTTGCACATCTCTGCTGA